The Haladaptatus sp. R4 DNA segment CGCACGTGGCTGGACAACACGCCGATGGGACGCCTCGGTCGTCCCGAGGACTTGCAGGGAATCGTCGTGTTTCTCGCGTCCGAGGCGTCCCCGTACATGACGGGCGAAATCGTCCGCGTCGATGGCGGCTACACGTCGCGCTGAGGCCGGGAATTCACGACGACGAGCGAAGCGCGCGGAGTTTTTTCATCGCTTCATCCCAGCCGTCGGCGGTCGCCGGTTCGTACGTGGCTATTTCCATCGTCGATTCGACGAGTCGCCTGCCGGTTTCGAGGTCGGGAAGCGATCCGGCCGCGACCGCCTGCGTCAGCAGGTTTCCGGTCGCGGTCGCTTCGGTCGGCCCCGCGCGGACGACTAAGCCTCGGTCGGCGAGCAGTTGGCAGAACAGTTCGTTTCGAACCCCGCCACCGCCGAGTGGAGCGTTTCGGGGGTTCGTCCGGTCGCCGCCGCGATCCCTTCGAGGGTGAGCGCCGCCGTCGCGGCGAGGCTGTCGAGGAGACAGCGGACGGTTTCACCCTCCGATTCCGGCAGCCGCTGGTCGTGTCGCGACAGTAGTCGGCTATCTGCTCCGGCATCGATCCGTCGATGCTGAACGCGTCGGCGTCGGGATCGACTATCGACGCGTGTGCGGGTGCGTCCTCGGCGGCCCTCAACAGTTCCTCGTACGAGGTCACGCCCCCATCCCGATTCCACGCCAGCCGACACTCTTCGAGCAGGAAGAACCCGTTGATATTTTTGAGTAGTCGAACGGTGTCGTCGACG contains these protein-coding regions:
- a CDS encoding FGGY-family carbohydrate kinase, with the protein product MSPRQPRRDGGAHPRRDRGGDRTNPRNAPLGGGGVRNELFCQLLADRGLVVRAGPTEATATGNLLTQAVAAGSLPDLETGRRLVESTMEIATYEPATADGWDEAMKKLRALRSSS